The following proteins are encoded in a genomic region of Gimesia algae:
- a CDS encoding mandelate racemase/muconate lactonizing enzyme family protein, whose protein sequence is MQITDVRAIQPAGKNSPPDWRTSMGQILVAIDTDAGITGYGVGGGGLAGQHVVRTVLRDLLLGRNPEQISQLWHEMYQATLAFGRKGIAIMAISGVDLALWDLQGKREQLPVVALLGGTPGTKIPTYHTAWSTEDLSTAGEHAGYKLHLGKIAALEQHDLMVDSIEQARITIGPSPLLMVDAWMKWDIESTISIAREIKPFQIEWIEEPLSPDDLAGYAILEEKTEIPIAGGEHEFTSEAFRPLIEQKLHTVLQPDVNWCGGLTELIKIYTMAKEAGLRVCPHRGCEIWALHAIAALDPQPLAETGRPWMTWVEGQPDIHQGMIEVSDRPGFGLLFDERRLPLVN, encoded by the coding sequence ATGCAAATCACAGACGTTCGCGCGATTCAACCTGCAGGTAAAAACTCTCCTCCCGACTGGCGTACGAGTATGGGACAGATTCTCGTCGCCATTGATACCGACGCAGGTATCACAGGCTACGGAGTCGGCGGTGGAGGTCTGGCAGGACAACATGTGGTAAGGACCGTCCTGCGCGATCTCCTGCTCGGCAGAAACCCGGAGCAGATTTCACAACTCTGGCATGAAATGTATCAGGCAACTCTGGCATTTGGCCGGAAAGGCATCGCCATCATGGCCATCAGCGGAGTTGATCTCGCACTGTGGGATCTGCAGGGAAAACGGGAACAGCTACCCGTGGTTGCACTGCTGGGAGGCACTCCTGGAACTAAAATACCGACCTACCATACGGCCTGGTCTACAGAAGATCTATCTACGGCTGGTGAGCACGCCGGTTATAAACTGCATCTGGGAAAAATCGCTGCCCTGGAACAACACGATTTGATGGTCGACTCCATCGAGCAGGCACGAATCACTATCGGTCCCTCGCCTTTACTGATGGTTGACGCCTGGATGAAATGGGACATCGAATCAACCATCTCAATTGCGCGAGAGATCAAACCATTTCAAATCGAATGGATTGAAGAACCCTTATCCCCGGATGACCTGGCCGGCTATGCGATACTCGAAGAAAAAACTGAAATCCCCATCGCAGGTGGCGAGCATGAGTTTACTTCAGAGGCGTTTCGTCCGCTCATTGAACAGAAACTGCATACAGTGCTCCAGCCCGATGTCAACTGGTGCGGTGGTTTGACGGAACTGATCAAAATCTACACAATGGCAAAGGAAGCCGGCTTACGGGTCTGTCCGCATCGTGGTTGCGAAATCTGGGCGTTGCATGCCATCGCTGCTCTGGATCCTCAGCCCCTCGCAGAAACCGGTCGCCCCTGGATGACCTGGGTCGAGGGGCAACCTGACATTCATCAGGGCATGATCGAAGTTTCGGACCGGCCTGGCTTCGGTCTGTTATTCGATGAACGTCGACTGCCACTTGTAAACTGA
- a CDS encoding leucine-rich repeat domain-containing protein: MRNQNQLIINFLICFVSTLMLNGCSQEASSNKTAKDTKPDPPVPTAPAGPVVLSEQDLHERLKKKNPDYQNNAEFGKQKGEIISAKLVGVEDISALKGLKLQFLDLMNCPVSDLRPLKGMDLQYLDLTHCPVSDLSPLEGMKIQELYLEGSFVSDLSPLQGMPIRILRMEHTPVSDISPLEGMPLNQLNLFDTKVKNLGLINTLPLKTLWIPNTEITDISPLKGMLLESLDIQDTKISDLSPLRGMQFLRLNLANSAVTDLTPLKGMPLQRLIFTPANITKGLDVIRENSSIQGLGTSFDTVKAADEFWKEFDAAQTKPEKQKPE, from the coding sequence ATGAGAAATCAAAACCAGCTGATTATCAATTTCCTGATCTGTTTTGTCAGCACCCTCATGTTAAACGGCTGCAGCCAAGAGGCCTCTTCGAACAAGACAGCAAAAGACACCAAACCGGATCCACCTGTTCCGACAGCTCCTGCCGGCCCTGTCGTTCTTTCAGAGCAGGATCTCCACGAACGGCTCAAGAAAAAAAATCCCGACTACCAGAACAATGCTGAGTTTGGAAAACAAAAAGGAGAAATCATTTCGGCTAAACTGGTCGGTGTGGAAGATATTTCTGCACTGAAGGGGCTGAAACTACAGTTTCTGGATCTGATGAACTGTCCTGTTTCAGACTTAAGACCGCTGAAAGGGATGGATCTGCAGTACCTGGATCTCACGCACTGCCCGGTCTCTGATTTGAGCCCACTAGAAGGAATGAAAATACAGGAACTCTACCTGGAGGGTTCGTTTGTTAGTGATCTCAGCCCCTTACAGGGCATGCCGATTCGCATTCTCAGAATGGAACATACCCCCGTTTCAGACATTTCCCCCCTGGAAGGTATGCCCCTCAATCAGCTCAATCTGTTTGACACAAAGGTCAAGAACCTGGGGCTGATCAATACACTGCCTCTCAAGACACTCTGGATTCCTAATACGGAAATTACGGACATCTCCCCTCTCAAAGGCATGCTGCTGGAGAGTCTGGATATTCAGGATACGAAAATCTCTGATCTCTCCCCGTTACGGGGCATGCAGTTTCTGCGGTTGAATCTCGCGAATTCCGCAGTGACCGATTTGACGCCTCTGAAAGGAATGCCTTTACAGCGTCTGATTTTCACCCCTGCCAATATCACTAAAGGCCTGGACGTAATCAGGGAAAACTCATCGATTCAAGGCCTGGGAACCAGCTTTGATACAGTCAAAGCCGCTGATGAATTCTGGAAAGAATTCGATGCTGCCCAGACGAAACCAGAGAAACAAAAACCAGAGTAA
- a CDS encoding glycosyltransferase family 2 protein, whose amino-acid sequence MFDPDSSSNSSLPGRGRVIAVMPAYNAASTLERTVSDIPEGSVDEIVLVDDCSSDNTVEVAKRLGLTVIQHERNKGYGGNQKTCYRYALDAGADYVVMIHPDYQYDSRVIPVATELIRLGICDVILGSRIRTRVETLSGGMPFYKYVANRFLTIIENIALGQNLGDFHSGFRAYSRKVLETIPFDKNSDDFIFDTQFLAQAVRFGFKMSDIPVPVRYFEEASSINFRRSARYGILTLAVMLQYWLNRLGIWKSDVFSQNKQYLVD is encoded by the coding sequence ATGTTCGATCCTGACTCCAGCTCAAACAGTTCCTTGCCAGGGCGAGGACGTGTCATCGCTGTGATGCCTGCCTACAATGCTGCCAGTACTTTGGAACGGACGGTGAGTGATATCCCCGAAGGCTCCGTTGATGAGATCGTACTGGTCGATGACTGCAGCAGTGATAATACTGTCGAAGTCGCGAAACGTCTGGGGTTAACGGTCATTCAGCATGAGCGAAATAAAGGATATGGTGGAAACCAGAAGACCTGCTATCGCTATGCCCTGGATGCAGGAGCGGACTATGTCGTGATGATTCATCCGGATTATCAATACGACAGCCGTGTGATCCCGGTGGCAACCGAACTGATCCGACTGGGGATTTGCGATGTAATTCTTGGTTCGCGGATTCGAACCCGAGTAGAAACCCTGTCGGGAGGAATGCCCTTTTATAAGTATGTTGCAAACCGTTTCCTGACGATTATCGAAAATATTGCCCTCGGACAGAACCTGGGAGATTTTCACAGTGGCTTTCGTGCATACAGCCGCAAAGTTCTGGAGACGATTCCCTTCGACAAAAATTCGGACGATTTTATTTTCGACACGCAGTTCCTGGCGCAGGCAGTTCGCTTTGGATTTAAAATGAGCGATATCCCTGTTCCGGTCCGCTATTTTGAAGAGGCATCCAGTATCAATTTCAGGCGCAGTGCGCGATATGGGATACTGACTCTGGCCGTCATGCTGCAATACTGGTTAAACCGGCTGGGAATCTGGAAATCGGATGTGTTCTCTCAGAATAAACAGTATCTTGTCGATTGA
- a CDS encoding sensor domain-containing diguanylate cyclase has translation MSYLIASIIEVFTQNVSQGVTNASVAAIAGVCLLQYIVYTFKMSAVREENEQFQRNLSEFEEELHDIQSDRAMTLIENHILREFVSQSDFDQAIELLLKRYVPSLRDGFGLYLNHIDGEFKLRESRGLSRNTKAIYDIDRSILKQLRNQNVLVLRGEKLRESNVYDCFHDQDKARIQKLCLMAVYDKKDISGIFITTDLYPEGVEEIQQIKLAKRLLICVSRNIVKNQDFESHRFELRVTREQLELRSLADQQFKTPVIMLEEFLDRLRQLTNSSRAGLFLSTPGDASGCKAIVECGITLQSGVKARWREHEMNLVQLGLNSGENTSLSGDQLENHGIRSLVGAALISPLITNRKRIGVLCLTSQDSQPFDERSLRLISWASQFLSNTLLKVLSHATIERQARQDGLTGLVNRRSFDELFEDEFHRAQSTEIACSLILIDLDHFKLVNDNYGHQAGDEVLRRVAQILRERIQEIRSSDNVIAARYGGEELAILLPEVGLSGTERIAEVIRHSIESSVIKFNELHIPVTASLGISTYSPHVMDSVQAMLAAADSALYQAKAEGRNRVCSLSSAPV, from the coding sequence TTGTCTTACCTTATTGCATCAATCATCGAAGTATTCACTCAAAATGTGTCGCAGGGCGTCACAAATGCCAGTGTTGCGGCCATCGCCGGTGTCTGTCTTCTGCAATACATTGTTTACACTTTTAAGATGTCAGCAGTACGCGAAGAGAACGAACAGTTTCAGCGCAATCTTTCTGAGTTTGAGGAGGAGTTACACGATATTCAATCCGATCGGGCGATGACGCTGATTGAAAATCATATTTTACGTGAGTTCGTATCACAGTCTGATTTCGATCAGGCAATTGAACTGCTCTTGAAACGCTACGTTCCTTCTCTGCGAGATGGATTTGGCTTATACCTGAATCATATTGATGGCGAATTTAAACTTCGTGAATCACGGGGACTTTCGCGCAATACAAAAGCGATCTATGATATTGACCGGAGTATACTGAAGCAATTGCGAAATCAGAATGTACTTGTTCTGCGTGGTGAAAAACTTCGAGAATCGAATGTCTATGACTGTTTTCACGATCAGGACAAAGCCCGGATCCAAAAGCTGTGTCTGATGGCCGTCTATGACAAAAAAGATATCTCGGGAATCTTTATTACCACCGATCTGTATCCGGAAGGTGTTGAAGAAATACAGCAGATCAAGCTGGCGAAGCGACTTCTGATTTGTGTCTCTCGAAATATTGTCAAGAATCAGGATTTTGAATCACATCGGTTTGAGTTACGCGTAACGCGTGAACAACTCGAATTGCGTTCTCTGGCTGATCAGCAGTTTAAGACTCCGGTGATTATGCTGGAAGAGTTTCTGGATCGATTACGCCAGCTGACCAATTCGAGCCGGGCGGGGTTATTTCTCTCGACTCCCGGGGATGCCAGTGGCTGCAAAGCAATTGTCGAATGTGGAATCACACTCCAGTCGGGAGTCAAAGCCCGCTGGCGTGAACATGAGATGAATCTGGTACAACTGGGGCTCAATTCAGGGGAGAATACTTCTCTGTCGGGTGATCAGCTGGAAAACCATGGGATCCGATCGCTGGTAGGTGCCGCTTTGATCTCACCTCTGATCACAAATCGCAAACGCATCGGTGTGCTGTGTCTGACCAGTCAAGACAGTCAACCCTTTGATGAACGATCATTAAGGCTCATCTCCTGGGCATCGCAGTTTTTATCGAATACGCTGCTGAAAGTACTTAGCCATGCGACGATTGAACGTCAGGCGCGACAGGATGGTTTGACGGGACTGGTCAACCGACGTTCGTTTGATGAATTATTTGAAGATGAGTTTCATCGGGCACAGTCGACAGAGATAGCCTGTTCGCTGATTTTAATCGACCTGGATCACTTCAAACTGGTCAATGATAATTATGGACATCAGGCGGGAGATGAAGTTCTGCGTCGCGTCGCCCAGATTTTACGAGAGCGGATACAGGAGATTCGATCATCCGATAACGTCATTGCTGCCCGCTATGGCGGTGAAGAATTAGCGATTCTGTTACCAGAAGTGGGTCTGTCAGGCACGGAGCGAATTGCGGAAGTCATACGTCACTCAATTGAATCCAGTGTGATCAAATTTAACGAGCTTCACATTCCAGTCACAGCAAGCCTGGGGATCTCAACCTATTCACCGCATGTGATGGATAGTGTTCAGGCGATGCTGGCAGCTGCGGACAGTGCCCTGTATCAGGCAAAAGCGGAAGGGCGAAATCGAGTTTGCAGCCTGAGTTCAGCCCCGGTTTAA
- a CDS encoding 3-keto-disaccharide hydrolase produces MNILNYIGNRFLQAHLPKTWLLLVLTLSLMTASSASADNQSEKSGSNKADATKKAEKQPEPKWISLFNGKNLDGWKVPQFGGEGEVHVEKGNLILEMGVDLTGATLVDTKKFPLTNYEVELEAMRVDGTDFFCGLTFPVKKDPCSFILGGWGGSLCGISSIDGDDASQNSTTTFQTFKKNQWYKIRLQVTDHKIQGWLDGKQIVDQNLKDRKISIRHEVELSRPFGITSFCTTAALKNIRLRKLTPEEVAKTAPQK; encoded by the coding sequence ATGAATATTTTGAATTATATTGGAAATCGTTTTCTTCAGGCCCACTTGCCAAAAACATGGCTGCTGCTGGTTCTCACACTCAGCTTAATGACGGCTTCGTCTGCCTCTGCAGATAACCAGTCAGAAAAAAGTGGCTCAAACAAAGCAGACGCCACCAAAAAAGCAGAGAAACAACCGGAACCCAAATGGATCTCACTGTTTAACGGTAAGAACCTGGACGGTTGGAAAGTCCCTCAATTCGGAGGCGAAGGCGAAGTCCATGTCGAAAAGGGAAACCTGATTCTGGAAATGGGTGTCGATCTGACGGGCGCGACTCTCGTCGATACAAAAAAATTCCCCCTGACTAACTATGAAGTAGAACTGGAAGCCATGCGGGTGGATGGGACAGACTTCTTCTGTGGACTGACCTTTCCTGTCAAAAAAGATCCCTGCTCATTTATCCTGGGCGGCTGGGGTGGCAGCCTGTGTGGTATCTCCAGCATTGATGGAGATGACGCATCACAAAATAGCACGACTACCTTTCAGACTTTTAAGAAAAACCAATGGTATAAAATCCGCCTGCAGGTCACCGACCATAAGATTCAGGGCTGGTTGGATGGCAAACAGATTGTTGATCAGAATCTGAAAGATCGCAAGATCTCAATTCGACACGAAGTCGAACTCTCCCGCCCGTTCGGTATCACGTCATTCTGCACGACGGCTGCTTTGAAAAATATACGCCTGAGGAAACTGACTCCCGAAGAAGTCGCCAAAACAGCACCGCAGAAATAA
- the aroF gene encoding 3-deoxy-7-phosphoheptulonate synthase, with the protein MIVVMKANATEEMVQAMVRRVEEMGLKAHVIVGEERTVIAAAGIKRDGHQEVLESCAEVEKVVPIIAAYKVASKETKPEPTVVSTRDLKIGGSHVGVIAGPCSVESEEQILQVAHQVKAAGATGLRGGAFKPRTSPYSFQGMKEDGLKLLALAREETGLAVVTEVMTPNHVDLLCQYADVLQIGARNMQNYHLLQAVGETRLPVLLKRGPSATIEEFLLAAEYILDQGNQQVMLCERGVRTFETHTRFTLPLATVPYLHERTHLPVVIDPSHGTGIASLVPPMCAAAIAAGCDGLILEVHPDPSRAMSDGAQSLTPDAFSETMDLCRKVAAAVGKELG; encoded by the coding sequence ATGATAGTTGTTATGAAAGCGAATGCTACTGAAGAAATGGTTCAAGCCATGGTCAGACGCGTCGAAGAAATGGGACTGAAAGCCCACGTCATTGTGGGCGAAGAACGCACAGTCATCGCCGCTGCAGGCATTAAACGCGATGGGCATCAGGAAGTACTGGAATCCTGTGCTGAAGTCGAAAAAGTTGTCCCCATCATCGCCGCCTATAAAGTCGCCAGTAAAGAAACCAAACCAGAACCAACGGTCGTCTCCACACGCGACCTCAAAATTGGTGGTTCTCATGTGGGCGTGATCGCGGGCCCCTGCTCTGTGGAAAGTGAAGAACAGATCCTGCAGGTCGCTCATCAGGTCAAAGCGGCCGGTGCCACCGGGCTCCGTGGCGGTGCCTTCAAACCGCGCACCAGCCCGTACTCTTTCCAGGGTATGAAAGAAGACGGCCTTAAACTGCTCGCGCTGGCTCGTGAAGAAACCGGCCTCGCCGTCGTCACCGAAGTCATGACCCCCAACCATGTCGATCTGCTATGCCAATACGCCGACGTTCTGCAGATCGGTGCCCGCAATATGCAAAACTACCATCTCCTGCAAGCCGTAGGCGAAACCCGGCTGCCCGTCCTGCTCAAACGCGGTCCTTCCGCTACCATTGAAGAGTTCCTGCTCGCCGCCGAATACATCCTCGATCAGGGAAATCAACAGGTCATGCTCTGTGAACGTGGTGTGCGAACTTTCGAAACCCATACCCGCTTCACACTCCCGCTTGCCACTGTCCCCTACCTGCATGAACGGACTCACCTGCCTGTTGTCATCGATCCCAGTCATGGAACGGGCATCGCCAGCCTGGTACCTCCCATGTGTGCCGCTGCCATCGCAGCCGGCTGTGATGGACTGATCCTGGAAGTTCACCCCGACCCTTCTCGCGCCATGAGCGATGGAGCCCAGTCACTCACGCCAGACGCCTTCTCTGAAACGATGGATCTCTGCCGCAAGGTTGCCGCAGCCGTCGGAAAAGAATTAGGTTAA
- a CDS encoding sugar phosphate isomerase/epimerase family protein — protein MKLCLFSVSYAGFWGQHALSLNEFIAQSAKLGYDSVMLMGKRPHLAPLDTSPQLIESIKGALEQHQIKCAIIGGYTDFAGSAATEVPLIELQIQYVQQLAQIASQLGASTVRIFTAYDSPRQTPQALWNQTVTALQECCDRAAEYDVTVAVQNHHDVGVHSDALLELLFDIDRPNCKLGFDAWSPALRGENLFDAARKMAPHTAITTNADYIKLPRFAYQPEFINYQRQEPDLVRAVKFGTGFIDYSAFFHGLKEGGFKGIATYEMCSPLRGGGSLDNLNAYASEYLTWMKTHLL, from the coding sequence ATGAAGCTCTGTCTTTTTTCAGTCAGTTATGCCGGTTTCTGGGGACAGCATGCCTTGAGCTTGAACGAATTCATCGCGCAGTCGGCAAAACTGGGCTACGATTCCGTGATGCTCATGGGAAAACGCCCCCACCTGGCCCCCCTTGATACTTCTCCTCAATTGATTGAGTCCATCAAAGGGGCACTCGAACAGCATCAGATCAAATGTGCGATCATCGGCGGTTACACTGATTTCGCAGGCTCTGCTGCAACGGAAGTTCCCCTGATTGAATTACAGATTCAATATGTCCAGCAGCTCGCGCAAATCGCCAGCCAGCTCGGCGCCTCTACGGTTCGCATCTTTACCGCCTATGATTCTCCCCGGCAAACACCACAGGCTCTCTGGAACCAGACTGTGACTGCTCTACAGGAATGCTGTGACCGGGCAGCGGAATATGATGTCACCGTCGCAGTTCAGAATCATCATGATGTCGGCGTCCATTCCGATGCCCTGCTCGAACTCCTGTTTGATATCGACCGCCCCAACTGCAAACTGGGCTTCGATGCCTGGTCCCCTGCACTTCGCGGCGAAAACCTGTTCGACGCCGCGCGTAAAATGGCACCCCACACCGCGATCACGACTAACGCCGACTACATCAAACTCCCCCGCTTTGCTTATCAGCCCGAGTTCATCAACTACCAGCGACAGGAGCCAGATCTGGTCCGTGCGGTCAAATTTGGCACGGGTTTCATCGATTACTCCGCTTTCTTCCATGGTTTGAAAGAAGGCGGCTTCAAAGGCATCGCGACCTACGAAATGTGTTCTCCCCTCCGCGGAGGAGGCAGCCTTGATAATCTCAACGCATACGCCAGCGAATATTTGACCTGGATGAAAACACATCTGCTCTGA
- a CDS encoding sulfatase: MSRISATESPGKSQPNVLLIAIDDLRTELGCYGLPYVQSPSLDQLASEGVLFTNHFVQVPTCGASRYALLTGRSPQNSGVTRNNKAFYQGASALSAKQTAGAQTMPELFRRSGYRTTCIGKISHTADGRVFEYNGKGDGRDELPHAWDELATPFGSWKRGWGIFFAYANGRSREDGSGIRDLMEFKVERDEELPDGLLAKQAIEKLREYKQGDNPFFLGLGFFKPHLPFVAPRQDWEAFESVDIPPAPHPEKPESAYWHKSGEFYNYDMESEKTRPLARAARENVRRGYLACVRYTDRQVGKVLTALDELGLRENTIVVVWGDHGWFLGDSALWAKHAPLERALKSTLMIRAPGVSKAGLKSAALVETVDIYPTLIDLCQPAFRKTEYPLDGKSLKPILTGEKTEIRQAALSYWNEAVSVRTQQYRMTASMKQEKPTKVELYDISISPDPVENLAQSKPKVVEKLSKFLPRQK, translated from the coding sequence GTGAGCAGGATTTCTGCCACGGAATCTCCCGGGAAGTCGCAGCCGAATGTGCTGTTGATTGCCATTGATGATTTACGGACGGAACTGGGGTGCTACGGTCTGCCTTATGTGCAGAGTCCGTCGCTGGATCAACTGGCGTCGGAAGGAGTCCTGTTTACGAATCATTTTGTGCAGGTTCCGACTTGCGGTGCTTCCCGCTATGCGTTGCTGACGGGGCGGAGTCCTCAGAATTCAGGAGTGACGCGCAATAACAAGGCATTTTACCAGGGGGCCTCTGCCTTGTCTGCGAAACAGACAGCCGGGGCGCAGACGATGCCGGAACTGTTTCGACGGAGTGGTTACCGGACAACATGTATCGGAAAGATCTCGCATACGGCGGACGGTCGCGTATTCGAATATAACGGGAAAGGAGATGGTCGCGACGAACTGCCTCATGCGTGGGATGAACTGGCGACGCCCTTTGGTTCCTGGAAGCGGGGGTGGGGAATCTTTTTTGCGTATGCGAATGGACGCAGTCGGGAAGATGGCAGCGGAATCCGGGACCTGATGGAATTCAAAGTCGAACGGGATGAAGAGTTGCCCGATGGTCTGCTGGCGAAACAGGCGATTGAGAAACTGCGAGAATACAAACAGGGCGACAACCCCTTTTTCCTGGGACTGGGATTCTTCAAACCGCATTTACCATTCGTTGCGCCCAGACAGGACTGGGAGGCATTTGAGAGTGTAGACATTCCGCCGGCCCCTCACCCGGAGAAACCGGAGTCGGCGTACTGGCATAAAAGTGGCGAGTTTTACAATTATGATATGGAGTCTGAGAAAACGCGACCTCTGGCGCGCGCGGCTCGGGAAAATGTGCGACGGGGATATCTGGCGTGTGTACGCTATACCGATCGACAGGTGGGAAAAGTCTTAACGGCTTTGGATGAGTTGGGGCTGCGCGAGAATACGATCGTTGTTGTGTGGGGCGATCATGGCTGGTTCTTGGGAGATTCCGCGTTGTGGGCCAAACATGCGCCATTGGAACGGGCGTTGAAGAGTACGTTAATGATCCGCGCGCCCGGCGTATCGAAAGCAGGCTTGAAGTCGGCGGCTCTGGTGGAGACTGTGGATATCTATCCGACGCTGATTGATTTGTGTCAACCTGCATTTCGCAAGACAGAGTATCCTCTGGATGGAAAGAGTCTGAAACCGATTTTGACCGGAGAAAAGACGGAGATTCGCCAAGCGGCGCTCAGTTACTGGAACGAAGCAGTGAGTGTGCGCACACAGCAGTATCGAATGACGGCGAGCATGAAACAGGAGAAGCCAACCAAAGTGGAGCTGTATGATATTTCAATATCACCAGACCCGGTTGAGAATCTGGCACAGTCGAAGCCGAAGGTCGTGGAAAAGTTAAGTAAGTTTCTTCCCAGACAGAAGTGA